One window of the Colletotrichum destructivum chromosome 4, complete sequence genome contains the following:
- a CDS encoding Putative cysteine peptidase, cysteine active, peptidase C2, calpain, catalytic, whose product MATYGDAPPPVPPPVTSSKRSKKAPQEILSDFWDKFHSKHPGKVTSVFPRSLYASLLPSFQARGASSARNAQESYEAAARECREKVKRIIRECDRTNGKYTDADFDIERDPYSNCLNGLIRDGDFGPGGSGAAVVDGPNVSSWDVKNSLDTLAAAQVLGPNSTIPFDPAAVSRFLASDEIWNPFANAGDRSGNRSGTMTGVKSGSVKASKRGGVRGGEWYSPGSIHRVDWIFESPQFTVNGYSSSDIKQGANGDCWWLAAVATIAHRKDLMQKICVARDEECGVYGFVFQRDGDWISTVIDDNLYLRDSDFDFYGDVYDASGKKARLHRKRNQTGSDALYFARCEDQNETWLPLLEKAYAKVHGDYEAISGGWPGEAVEDMTGGVTSTIATNRVLRKDKLWKELVNSDGEFVFALAAMGTGWDWRKSGLALGHAYSILQSREEVDEDGKKVRLVQIRNPWGERSDGGVGEWNGPWSDGSKEWTPYWLKRFNHTFGDDGVFWMSYEDMLSTFMYIHRTRLFDEKWTVVQQWTSANVSWVTGYLQTKFIVEVKKSGMVVIVLTQLDDRYFHGFEGQYWFELHFVLQKATPEATGDGAKNGAESKDTPEPEQICRVRPVHKWENRSVSCEVDLEPGVYEVLPKVTAARHHNGDAAKPVEDIVKEYAERNPQKLRQVGLQYDIAHAKGGVRDEDELIEKKKLEAKAKKESKKAKKKRKQRKALGIAAKVLEDSAKVVSDMANEGKKTDEAKSEVKAEPKTDSGQEKEKEKEKESTGSSQKPATIDDKPADLASSSKPAEGPTTEPKKPDEKKDENMEKKKEEKGEEAATAAEAPVVPPPAAEDAEAPEEASAEKEDSESETDAESTVEDDDDEVTGTPWNAVCVLGLRVYARDPDVAIKLTTPSDAEEASSLTVDGEAAGATA is encoded by the exons ATGGCAACTTACGGAGACGCCCCGCCCCCCGTGCCGCCGCCTGTGACATCCAGCAAGCGCTCCAAGAAGGCGCCTCAGGAGATACTCTCTGACTTCTGGGACAAGTTCCATTCAAAACACCCCGGAAAGGTGACATCCGTCTTCCCCCGGTCTCTCTACGCCTCTCTACTCCCCTCCTTCCAAGCGAGGGGCGCCTCGTCCGCCCGCAACGCCCAAGAATCGTatgaggccgccgcccgtgagTGCCGGGAGAAAGTGAAGCGCATCATCCGCGAGTGTGATCGCACCAACGGGAAGtacaccgacgccgacttcGACATCGAGCGAGATCCCTACAGCAACTGTCTCAACGGCCTCATCCGCGATGGGGACTTTGGCCCTggtggcagcggcgccgccgtcgttgacGGACCCAATGTTAGCAGCTGGGACGTCAAGAATAGCCTCGACAcccttgctgccgcccaggTCTTGGGCCCCAACTCCACTATCCCcttcgacccggccgccgtgaGTCGCTTTCTCGCAAGCGATGAAATTTGGAATCCCTTTGCCAATGCGGGAGATCGTTCGGGAAACCGTTCAGGAACAATGACGGGGGTAAAGTCAGGCTCTGTCAAGGCCTCGAAGCGCGGCGGTGTCCGGGGCGGTGAATGGTACAGCCCAGGGTCGATCCATCGTGTCGACTGGATCTTTGAGTCGCCTCAGTTCACAGTCAACGGCTATTCCTCCTCCGATATCAAGCAGGGCGCTAACGGGGATTGCTGGTGGCTCGCTGCCGTTGCAACCATTGCACACCGCAAGGACCTCATGCAGAAGATTTGCGTTGCGCGGGACGAGGAGTGCGGTGTGTACGGTTTCGTGTTCCAGCGCGACGGCGACTGGATCTCGACTgtcatcgacgacaacctGTACCTCAGGGATTCTGATTTCGACTTCTACGGTGATGTATACGATGCCAGCGGCAAAAAGGCCCGGCTGCACCGCAAGCGCAACCAGACGGGGTCCGACGCGTTGTACTTCGCCCGGTGCGAGGACCAAAACGAGACCTGGCTGCCCTTGCTTGAGAAGGCCTACGCCAAGGTCCACGGCGACTACGAGGCCATCTCGGGTGGCTGGCCAGGCGAGGCAGTCGAGGATATGACGGGTGGTGTCACGTCGACCATCGCCACCAACCGAGTGCTGCGCAAGGACAAGCTCTGGAAGGAGCTTGTCAACTCGGATGGCGAGTTCGTCTTTGCTCTGGCCGCCATGGGCACCGGTTGGGACTGGCGGAAAAGCGGCCTCGCACTTGGGCACGCGTACTCAATCCTCCAGTCCCGGGAAGAAGTAGACGAAGACGGCAAGAAGGTCCGGCTCGTGCAAATCAG AAACCCCTGGGGCGAACGAtccgacggcggcgtcggcgagtGGAACGGCCCCTGGTCCGATGGGTCCAAGGAGTGGACGCCGTACTGGTTGAAACGCTTCAACCACACTtttggcgacgacggcgtcttcTGGATGTCATACGAAGATATGCTGTCAACCTTTATGTATATTCACCGCACCCGGCTGTTCGATGAGAAGTGGACCGTTGTGCAGCAGTGGACGTCTGCCAATGTCTCTTGGGTCACGGGCTACCTCCAGACCAAGTTCATCGTCGAGGTGAAGAAGTCGGGCATGGTCGTAATCGTGCTCACGCAGCTCGACGACCGGTACTTTCACGGCTTTGAGGGCCAGTATTGGTTCGAACTGCACTTCGTCCTGCAGAAGGCGACCCCGGAAGCcacgggcgacggcgccaagaaTGGCGCCGAAAGCAAAGACACCCCCGAGCCGGAGCAGATCTGCCGCGTCCGCCCCGTGCACAAATGGGAGAACCGGTCCGTCAGCTGCGAGGTCGATCTCGAGCCGGGCGTATACGAGGTCCTCCCCAAGGTCACGGCCGCGCGCCACCacaacggcgacgccgcgaagcccgtcgaggacatcgTCAAAGAGTACGCGGAGCGCAACCCGCAGAAGCTGCGGCAGGTCGGCCTGCAGTACGACATCGCGCACGCCAAGGGGGGCGTgcgggacgaggacgagctgattgagaagaagaagctcgaggccaaggcgaagaaggagagcaagaaggccaagaagaaaaggaagcaGAGGAAGGCGCTCGGCATTGCTGCCAAGGTGCTTGAGGATTCGGCCAAGGTTGTGTCGGACATGGCGaacgagggcaagaagaccgacgaggccaagagtGAAGTCAAGGCGGAGCCGAAGACGGATTCTgggcaggagaaggagaaggagaaagagaaggagtCCACCGGCAGCAGCCAAAAACCTGCCACCATAGACGACAAGCCAGCGGATCTCGCTAGCTCCTCCAAACCCGCTGAAGGACCCACGACGGAGCCCAAGAAGCCTGACGAGAAGAAAGACGAAAACatggagaaaaagaaggaggagaagggggaggaagccGCCACGGCTGCAGAGGCGCCCGTCGTACCCCCGCCGGCAGCCGAAGATGCAGAGGCCCCCGAAGAGGCGTCGGCTGAGAAGGAAGACTCGGAGTCGGAGACGGACGCCGAATCCACagttgaagatgacgacgacgaagtgACTGGAACGCCTTGGAATGCCGTCTGCGTGCTCGGGCTGCGGGTGTACGCCCGGGACCCGGATGTGGCGATCAAGCTGACCACGCCGAGCGACGCGGAGGAGGCTTCGAGTTTGACTGTCGACGGGGAGGCCGCCGGTGCGACTGCGTAG
- a CDS encoding Putative adenosine deaminase domain, adenosine/adenine deaminase, adenosine/AMP deaminase active yields the protein MCKDALHDLLVDLPKCEHHIHIEGSLAPELLFRLAAQNGIPLPAADKDPAFAGVEALYERYRNFTSLDDFLHYYFIGFSVLLTAADFEELGYAYFAKAHAQNVRHAEVFFDPQAHTARGVAYGTVVDGLRRARRRAEADFGMTVEYIVCLLRHCPVDDAMRMFLEARDAGHFRDGTIAGLGMSSSEAPYPPAMFRPVYDAARDSGIRRTAHVGEEGPAAFVVSALDDLDVERVDHGRRAAEDDALLTRLAGRKTLLSLCPVSNVVLRGVREMREMPIRTFLDRGVRFSINSDDPAYFGGYILENYCAVQEAFGLSVDEWRGIATGAVEGSWCSAARKGELVKEVEAVVARHRGLLATTKAA from the coding sequence ATGTGCAAGGACGCCCTCCACGATCTGCTGGTCGATCTGCCCAAGTGCGAGCACCACATCCACATCGAGGGCTCCCTCGCGCCCGAGCTGCTGttccgcctcgccgcgcaGAACGGCATCcccctgcccgccgccgacaaggatccggccttcgccggcgtcgaggcgctGTACGAGCGCTACCGCAACTTCACCTCGCTCGACGACTTCCTGCACTACTACTTCATCGGCTTCTCGGTGCTGCTaaccgccgccgactttgagGAGCTAGGGTACGCCTACTTCGCCAAGGCGCACGCCCAGAACGTCCGCCACGCCGAGGTCTTCTTCGACCCCCAGGCCCACACGGCCCGCGGCGTCGCCtacggcaccgtcgtcgacggcctgcgccgcgcccgccgccgcgccgaggccgacttTGGCATGACGGTCGAGTACATCGTCTGCTTGCTGCGCCACTgccccgtcgacgacgccatgcgcatgttcctcgaggcccgcgacgccggccacTTCCGGGACGGCaccatcgccggcctcggcatgTCGAGCAGCGAGGCGCCCTACCCGCCCGCCATGTTCCGCCCCGTCTACGACGCCGCCCGGGACTCCGGCATCCGGCGCACGGCgcacgtcggcgaggaggggcccgccgccttcgtcgtctcggcgctcgacgacctcgacgtcgagcgcgtCGACCACGGGCGGcgcgcggccgaggacgacgcgcTGCTGACGAGGCTGGCCGGGCGCAAGACGCTGCTGAGCCTGTGCCCCGTGTCCAACGTCGTGCTGCGGGGCGTGCGCGAGATGCGCGAGATGCCCATCCGGACCTTCCTCGACCGCGGCGTGCGCTTCAGCATCAACAGCGACGACCCGGCCTACTTTGGCGGCTACATCCTCGAGAACTACTGCGCCGTGCAGGAGGCCTTCGGCCTGAGCGTCGACGAGTGGCGGGGCATCGCGacgggcgccgtcgagggtAGCTGGTGCTCCGCGGCCCGGAAGGGGGAGCTGGtcaaggaggtcgaggccgtcgtcgccaggCACCGGGGGctgttggcgacgacgaaggcggcctAG